From the Roseibium salinum genome, one window contains:
- a CDS encoding ferredoxin reductase family protein, translating into MIALSLIPLYLVAVTLPLILAAIFGGPPRPFHQELASGLGILAFAIVLAEFVLSGRFKSVANRIGMDVTMRFHQLMARTALLFALVHPFLYQGSPSGGQRPWDPSRQLTLTTDLSALATGIAAYLLLPSLVLLSIYRTQLDYKYETWRLMHGISALLIALFLLHHTIYAGRYGAETPLTWLWVAMTAIAVGSLIYVYLIVPMKDKRQRWQVSAINRLSPRQWEVIVSPRGHSGLNYKAGQFVWLNIGHSPYSLHENPFSISSAPSSGPNVSFVIKELGDFTRSLHQVQPGTRAYLDGPYGSLTIEDRCEPGIVLVAGGVGIAPLLGIVREIRLTGDPRKVRLIYGNRTEEQILYADELADEDVTHVLTEPPQDWQGETGLIDAILLDLILPPVQVQDWLFVLCGPSAMMDTVEDYLIARGTPSGRILSERFEYD; encoded by the coding sequence ATGATAGCGTTGAGTCTTATTCCGCTTTATCTGGTCGCCGTTACTCTGCCGCTGATCCTCGCGGCGATTTTCGGCGGTCCGCCGCGCCCGTTTCACCAGGAACTTGCCTCCGGGCTCGGCATACTCGCCTTCGCGATTGTGCTTGCAGAGTTTGTCCTCTCCGGCCGCTTCAAGAGCGTAGCCAACAGGATAGGCATGGATGTCACGATGCGGTTCCATCAGCTCATGGCCCGCACAGCTCTGCTGTTTGCCCTCGTCCACCCATTCCTCTACCAAGGCTCGCCATCTGGCGGCCAGCGTCCGTGGGACCCGAGCCGACAACTTACGCTCACCACCGACCTTTCCGCACTTGCAACCGGCATCGCCGCATACCTGCTTCTGCCAAGCCTGGTACTTTTGTCGATTTACCGCACGCAGTTGGACTACAAATATGAGACTTGGCGGCTGATGCATGGCATCAGCGCTCTTCTGATTGCATTATTCCTGCTGCATCATACGATCTACGCTGGTCGCTATGGCGCGGAAACGCCGCTGACCTGGCTATGGGTGGCGATGACGGCAATTGCCGTCGGATCGCTGATCTACGTATATTTGATCGTGCCGATGAAGGACAAGCGGCAGCGATGGCAAGTCTCGGCGATAAACCGTTTGTCGCCCAGACAATGGGAAGTGATCGTATCTCCCAGGGGTCATTCAGGCCTGAATTACAAAGCGGGTCAGTTTGTGTGGTTGAACATCGGCCACAGCCCGTATTCGCTTCATGAAAACCCGTTTTCCATCAGCTCGGCGCCCTCCAGCGGCCCGAACGTTTCATTCGTCATCAAAGAACTCGGAGATTTCACCCGCTCTCTTCATCAGGTCCAGCCCGGAACCCGCGCCTATCTCGACGGTCCTTATGGCAGCCTCACGATCGAGGACCGCTGTGAGCCGGGCATCGTGCTTGTCGCCGGAGGGGTCGGTATCGCGCCGCTTCTGGGTATTGTGCGAGAAATCCGTCTGACCGGCGATCCGCGCAAGGTCCGTCTGATCTACGGCAACAGGACGGAGGAGCAAATTCTGTACGCGGACGAGCTGGCTGATGAAGATGTAACCCATGTTCTCACTGAACCACCACAGGACTGGCAAGGCGAAACCGGCCTCATCGACGCCATACTGCTCGACCTCATTTTACCGCCGGTTCAGGTCCAGGACTGGCTGTTCGTACTTTGCGGGCCTTCGGCCATGATGGACACCGTCGAGGACTATCTGATTGCCCGCGGAACTCCGTCGGGCCGGATCCTGTCAGAGAGATTCGAATATGATTGA
- a CDS encoding M24 family metallopeptidase, translating into MTSISDQRLACLRARMSATGTDLVAIGPSSHMAFMAGLDPHGDERPVMLLVSHDHAGFLMPALNVDSSRQKTKLTFYPWRDDDGPDAALAALLQACRLPDKPSVVIDETMRADFCLLLLDALPGASRRFTGDTVGFLRARKDADEYERLKASALLNDKAALAGFDALKPGITELEVAAAIRDVYKAAGAVPVFTSVCFGANGAFPHHHTGETKLAPGDAVLIDTGGRLDSYPSDMTRVGFFGEPTQAFETVHTIVDRAVEAALAAARPGIAAKTVDKAARDVIAQAGYGDFFTHRTGHGLGIDIHEPPYLTATSETVLDEGMVFSIEPGIYLPDRFGLRLEEIVILREDGPEILSGMPRDAQLR; encoded by the coding sequence ATGACCTCCATCTCCGATCAGCGCCTCGCGTGCCTGCGCGCGCGGATGTCCGCAACCGGAACCGATCTCGTGGCAATTGGTCCGTCAAGCCACATGGCGTTCATGGCCGGGTTGGATCCCCATGGCGACGAGCGTCCGGTGATGCTGCTCGTCTCGCATGATCATGCCGGCTTCCTGATGCCGGCGCTCAATGTCGACAGTTCGCGTCAGAAGACGAAACTGACCTTCTACCCCTGGCGCGACGACGATGGGCCCGACGCGGCGCTGGCCGCTCTCCTGCAGGCTTGCCGCCTGCCGGACAAACCGAGCGTCGTAATCGACGAGACGATGCGCGCCGACTTTTGCCTGCTTTTGCTGGATGCGCTGCCGGGCGCGTCGCGGCGGTTCACCGGCGACACGGTGGGTTTCCTGCGTGCCCGCAAGGACGCGGACGAGTACGAGCGCCTCAAGGCCAGCGCGCTCCTCAATGACAAGGCGGCTCTGGCAGGATTTGATGCGCTGAAACCGGGAATCACCGAGCTCGAGGTCGCCGCAGCCATCCGCGATGTCTACAAGGCGGCCGGCGCGGTGCCGGTGTTCACTTCCGTCTGCTTCGGCGCCAACGGCGCGTTTCCGCACCACCATACCGGCGAGACGAAGCTGGCGCCGGGCGATGCCGTTCTCATCGACACCGGCGGACGGCTCGATAGCTATCCCTCGGACATGACCCGGGTCGGCTTCTTCGGGGAGCCGACGCAAGCGTTTGAAACGGTACATACCATCGTCGACCGGGCGGTCGAGGCGGCTCTGGCGGCGGCCCGGCCCGGCATTGCCGCGAAGACGGTCGACAAGGCTGCCCGTGATGTGATCGCACAGGCGGGCTACGGCGACTTCTTCACCCACCGCACGGGCCACGGGCTCGGTATCGACATTCACGAACCACCCTACTTGACCGCCACGTCCGAAACGGTTCTGGACGAGGGCATGGTGTTCTCCATCGAGCCCGGCATCTACCTGCCCGACCGCTTCGGGCTGCGGCTGGAGGAGATTGTCATCCTGCGGGAAGACGGACCGGAGATCCTCTCCGGGATGCCGCGTGATGCGCAACTGAGGTAG
- a CDS encoding ABC transporter substrate-binding protein produces MRLLKTALLAAALAMPIAQQASAATPDDLLVVAQNIDDIVAIDPAQAYEFSSGELVTNIYDRLVQYDAEDPTVLAAGLAAEWQADPQARTITFTLRDGAVFHSGNPVRAEDVVFSFARVIKLNLTPAFILAQLGWTPENVGEMVKADGNKVIVKYEGEFSPAFALNVLASRPASIVDEKTVMEHEEDGDMGNKWLNANSAGSGPFELQSYRPGEMVRFKANPDYFKGAPKVEGVIIRHVAEAATQQLLLQSGDVDMARNLTPDQISGIEGDAIKVETYPQAAVHFLSFNQKEESLQPEAVWDAARYLVDYKGMTDTFLKGQMEIHQAFWPEGFPGSYDETPYSYDPDKARQILTDAGIETPITVTLDVINSAPFTDMAQSLQATFAEAGINFDIIPGTGSQVITKYRERSHEAMLLYWGPDFMDPHSNAKAFAYNSDNSDDNYQATTTWRNAWAVPEDMNELTKAALAESDPEKRLDMYVELQKRVQEKSPIVIMFQAAYQVAMDQKVEGYVNGATSDFVYYRLVTKN; encoded by the coding sequence ATGAGACTTCTCAAGACCGCGCTGCTGGCCGCCGCTCTGGCAATGCCGATTGCGCAACAGGCAAGTGCCGCAACGCCCGACGACCTCCTGGTCGTGGCACAGAATATCGACGATATCGTCGCCATCGATCCGGCCCAGGCCTATGAGTTTTCCTCAGGCGAACTGGTGACCAATATCTATGATCGCCTTGTCCAATACGACGCTGAGGATCCGACGGTGCTTGCCGCCGGTCTTGCCGCTGAGTGGCAGGCCGATCCACAGGCCAGGACGATCACCTTCACACTGCGCGACGGGGCAGTCTTCCATTCCGGCAATCCGGTGCGGGCCGAGGACGTGGTCTTCTCATTTGCGCGCGTCATCAAACTCAACCTGACCCCGGCCTTCATCCTGGCACAGCTCGGCTGGACGCCGGAAAATGTCGGCGAGATGGTCAAGGCCGACGGCAACAAGGTGATCGTCAAATACGAGGGAGAGTTCTCGCCGGCCTTTGCCCTCAACGTTCTTGCCTCCCGCCCGGCTTCCATCGTCGATGAAAAGACGGTGATGGAGCATGAAGAAGACGGCGACATGGGCAACAAATGGCTCAACGCCAACTCGGCCGGGTCCGGCCCGTTCGAGCTGCAGTCCTACCGTCCGGGGGAAATGGTGCGTTTCAAGGCCAATCCGGATTATTTCAAGGGCGCGCCGAAAGTGGAGGGGGTCATCATCCGCCATGTGGCCGAAGCGGCGACCCAGCAGCTGCTCCTGCAGTCCGGCGACGTCGACATGGCGCGCAACCTGACGCCGGATCAGATCTCCGGCATCGAAGGCGATGCCATCAAGGTGGAGACCTATCCCCAGGCCGCCGTGCACTTCCTGTCCTTCAACCAAAAGGAAGAATCCCTGCAGCCTGAAGCCGTCTGGGACGCCGCGCGTTACCTTGTCGACTACAAGGGCATGACCGACACCTTCCTGAAAGGGCAGATGGAGATCCATCAGGCCTTCTGGCCGGAAGGCTTCCCAGGGTCCTATGACGAGACGCCCTATAGCTACGATCCGGACAAGGCCCGGCAGATCCTGACCGATGCCGGCATCGAAACGCCGATCACGGTGACGCTCGACGTGATCAATTCCGCGCCGTTCACCGACATGGCGCAGTCGCTGCAGGCAACCTTTGCCGAAGCCGGCATCAACTTCGACATCATCCCCGGCACCGGCTCGCAGGTCATCACCAAGTACCGCGAGCGCAGCCACGAGGCGATGCTGCTTTACTGGGGCCCGGACTTCATGGATCCGCATTCCAATGCCAAGGCCTTCGCCTATAACAGCGACAATTCCGACGACAACTACCAGGCGACCACCACGTGGCGGAACGCCTGGGCGGTGCCGGAGGACATGAACGAGCTCACCAAGGCGGCCCTTGCCGAAAGCGATCCGGAAAAGCGCCTCGACATGTACGTCGAACTGCAGAAGCGCGTTCAGGAGAAGTCGCCGATCGTCATCATGTTCCAGGCGGCCTATCAGGTCGCCATGGATCAGAAGGTCGAGGGTTACGTCAACGGCGCAACATCCGACTTCGTCTACTACCGCCTCGTGACGAAGAACTGA
- a CDS encoding helix-turn-helix domain-containing protein, whose product MSSSTARAATATETKIGALIRARRRQLGLTLQQLGDKSNLSVGYLSQVERDHATPTLGSLAGIAKALGVGLDYFVAQPRAQDALTRSDARPHFSISGSSVSYERLGAEFPGNQLSSFILTVPPGYASETVSHEGEELIYILEGSITQFLDGQAMVMTAGDSLHYRGNTPHAWSNPNDMPAKILWTGTLTIFNGGDEQTSRFELVSPDKSAAVKAPARAKNKNRP is encoded by the coding sequence TTGAGCAGTTCTACGGCGCGAGCCGCCACCGCCACGGAGACGAAGATTGGCGCCCTGATCCGGGCACGCCGGCGGCAGCTTGGTCTGACGCTGCAGCAGCTCGGCGACAAGTCGAACCTGTCGGTCGGGTATCTCAGTCAGGTCGAGCGCGATCACGCGACGCCGACCCTCGGCTCGCTGGCGGGAATTGCGAAGGCGCTCGGCGTCGGCCTCGATTATTTCGTCGCCCAGCCACGCGCCCAGGATGCGCTGACCCGTTCGGACGCCCGTCCGCATTTTTCCATCTCCGGGTCCTCGGTCAGCTATGAACGCCTCGGCGCGGAGTTTCCCGGAAACCAGTTGTCGTCCTTCATCCTCACCGTTCCGCCGGGCTACGCCTCCGAAACGGTGAGCCACGAGGGCGAGGAGCTGATCTACATCCTGGAAGGTTCGATCACCCAGTTCCTGGACGGCCAGGCGATGGTGATGACGGCGGGCGACAGCCTGCACTACCGGGGCAACACCCCCCATGCATGGTCGAACCCGAACGACATGCCGGCGAAAATCCTGTGGACCGGCACGCTGACGATCTTCAACGGCGGCGACGAGCAAACCAGCCGCTTCGAGCTGGTGTCGCCGGACAAAAGCGCGGCGGTGAAAGCGCCGGCCCGCGCCAAGAACAAGAACAGACCTTAA
- a CDS encoding ABC transporter permease: MAFEPSESAVDARRSALPGQFLGGLAALLRFALVTAGTFLGLLAITFFIGRVVPIDPVLAVVGDRASNEVYEAARQAMGLDRPLIVQFFAYVRDVFTGNLGMSISTGRPVAEDLGRVFPATLEMATIGILIGVLLGVPMGVLAATRQGSWVDQLIRVLGLLGYSVPAFWLGLVGLAVFYAGLGWVAGPGRIDIFYEGIVEPVSGLYLVDSLVAGEWDIFWNALDHLLLPASILGFFSLAYIARMTRSFMLDQLGHEYVTTARVKGVPERRVIWRHAFYPIRIQLITVIGLSYAALLEGSVMIETVFSWPGIGNYLTNALLTADMNAVLGATLVIGAVFILINKISDVLYSILDPRARR, from the coding sequence ATGGCGTTTGAACCGTCCGAAAGCGCCGTCGACGCACGCCGGAGCGCGCTGCCGGGCCAGTTTCTGGGCGGCTTGGCGGCGCTTCTGCGGTTTGCGCTGGTAACCGCCGGTACCTTTCTCGGCCTGCTCGCGATCACCTTCTTCATCGGCCGTGTGGTGCCCATCGATCCGGTGCTGGCAGTGGTCGGCGACCGGGCCTCGAACGAGGTCTATGAGGCGGCCCGTCAGGCGATGGGGCTCGATCGGCCGCTGATCGTGCAGTTCTTCGCCTATGTCCGCGATGTCTTCACCGGCAATCTCGGCATGTCCATCTCCACCGGCCGCCCGGTTGCCGAGGATCTGGGCCGCGTCTTTCCGGCGACGCTGGAAATGGCAACCATCGGCATCTTGATCGGAGTGCTACTCGGCGTGCCCATGGGCGTGCTCGCGGCCACCCGCCAGGGCAGCTGGGTCGACCAGCTGATCCGGGTGCTCGGCCTGCTCGGCTACTCCGTTCCCGCCTTCTGGCTCGGTCTCGTGGGCCTGGCGGTCTTTTATGCCGGCCTCGGCTGGGTCGCGGGCCCCGGGCGCATCGATATCTTCTACGAGGGCATCGTGGAGCCGGTGAGCGGGCTCTATCTGGTCGACAGCCTCGTTGCCGGCGAATGGGACATCTTCTGGAACGCCCTCGACCACCTTCTGCTGCCCGCTTCGATCCTCGGCTTTTTCAGCCTGGCCTATATCGCCCGGATGACGCGTTCCTTCATGCTCGACCAGCTCGGCCATGAATATGTGACGACCGCGCGCGTCAAGGGCGTACCGGAGCGCCGGGTGATCTGGCGCCACGCCTTCTATCCGATCCGCATCCAGCTGATCACAGTGATCGGGCTGTCCTATGCGGCCCTGCTGGAAGGCTCGGTCATGATCGAGACGGTGTTCTCCTGGCCCGGCATCGGCAACTACCTCACCAACGCGCTCCTGACCGCGGACATGAACGCCGTGCTCGGCGCGACCCTGGTCATCGGCGCGGTGTTCATCCTCATCAACAAGATTTCCGACGTGCTCTACAGCATTCTCGATCCGAGGGCCCGCAGATGA
- a CDS encoding ABC transporter permease encodes MIDWLLDDSPTSRLQANLGRTWRIWTALLRNPLAVVGGLIVLILIAMALFAPLVAPYSPIGQDLANRLMPPSAAHWMGTDELGRDIYSRVVYGARITLLIVTMVAVIAAPIGLVVGAVSGYFGGWTDRILMGVTDIFLSMPKLILALAFVAALGPGIENAIIAIAITAWPVYARIARAETITFRDAEFIAAVRLQGASPMRVILRHVLPLCASSTIIRVTLDMAGIILTAAGLGFLGLGAQPPLPEWGAMISRGRVFILDQWWVATMPGFAIIVVSLGFCFLGDGLRDVLDPKQGDKQ; translated from the coding sequence ATGATCGACTGGCTTCTCGACGATTCCCCCACCTCGCGCCTGCAGGCCAATCTCGGCCGCACCTGGCGCATCTGGACCGCGCTGCTGCGCAATCCCCTTGCGGTTGTCGGCGGACTGATTGTTCTGATCCTGATCGCCATGGCGCTGTTCGCCCCGCTGGTCGCGCCCTATTCCCCGATCGGCCAGGACCTGGCGAACCGGCTGATGCCGCCGTCCGCGGCACACTGGATGGGCACGGATGAGCTCGGCCGCGACATCTATTCCCGTGTGGTCTACGGAGCACGGATCACGCTTCTGATCGTCACCATGGTCGCCGTCATTGCAGCGCCCATCGGGCTGGTCGTCGGTGCGGTGTCGGGCTATTTCGGCGGCTGGACCGACCGCATCCTGATGGGAGTGACCGACATCTTCCTGTCGATGCCCAAGCTGATCCTGGCGCTGGCTTTCGTGGCGGCGTTGGGGCCAGGCATCGAAAACGCCATCATCGCCATCGCCATCACCGCCTGGCCTGTCTATGCGCGCATAGCCCGCGCAGAGACCATCACCTTCCGCGACGCCGAGTTCATTGCCGCGGTCCGGTTGCAGGGGGCTTCCCCGATGCGCGTCATCCTGCGCCACGTACTGCCTCTTTGCGCCTCCTCCACCATCATCCGGGTCACCCTGGACATGGCCGGCATCATCCTGACGGCCGCCGGCCTCGGCTTTCTGGGCCTCGGCGCCCAGCCGCCGCTGCCGGAATGGGGCGCGATGATCTCCCGCGGGCGGGTTTTCATTCTCGACCAATGGTGGGTCGCCACCATGCCGGGCTTTGCCATCATCGTAGTGAGCCTCGGCTTCTGCTTTCTCGGTGACGGCCTGCGCGACGTCCTCGACCCCAAGCAGGGAGACAAGCAATGA
- a CDS encoding ABC transporter ATP-binding protein, whose protein sequence is MTAAIHLDNLTISYGPTAVVHSVSFDVAAGESFALVGESGSGKSTILKAISGLAPDWTGTITVDGIVRAHAPDRAFARTCQMVFQDPYGSLHPRKTVDTCLAEPLAIHGIGGRDGRVKDMLAAVGLDQRFRFRFPHQLSGGQRQRVAIARALMLEPRLLLLDEPTSALDVSVQAEILNLLKKLRREQGLTYLMVTHNLPVVSFLCDRLAVMRHGRIVEVAGVDALKTGRLEEPYSRELYAASGGTLQPA, encoded by the coding sequence ATGACCGCGGCCATTCATCTTGACAACCTCACGATCAGCTATGGCCCGACCGCCGTGGTCCATTCCGTCTCCTTCGACGTTGCGGCGGGGGAGAGCTTCGCTCTTGTCGGCGAATCGGGCTCGGGCAAATCCACGATCCTGAAAGCGATTTCCGGACTGGCGCCGGATTGGACCGGAACGATCACGGTGGACGGCATTGTGCGCGCTCATGCGCCCGACCGCGCATTCGCCAGGACCTGCCAGATGGTGTTCCAGGATCCCTACGGGTCGCTGCATCCGCGCAAGACGGTCGACACGTGCCTCGCCGAACCGCTTGCCATTCACGGGATCGGCGGCCGGGACGGCCGGGTCAAGGATATGCTCGCCGCCGTCGGCCTGGACCAGCGCTTCCGGTTCCGCTTCCCGCATCAGCTGTCCGGCGGCCAGCGGCAGCGCGTGGCTATTGCCCGTGCCCTGATGCTGGAGCCGCGCCTTCTCCTGCTGGACGAGCCGACCTCCGCGCTCGATGTGTCGGTCCAGGCGGAGATCCTGAACCTGCTCAAGAAGCTGCGGCGAGAACAGGGCCTCACCTATCTCATGGTCACGCACAACCTGCCCGTGGTGTCGTTCCTGTGCGACCGCCTCGCCGTCATGCGGCATGGCCGGATCGTCGAAGTCGCCGGGGTCGATGCCCTGAAAACCGGCCGTCTGGAAGAACCCTATTCCCGCGAACTCTACGCCGCCAGTGGCGGCACCCTGCAACCCGCATGA
- a CDS encoding GAF domain-containing protein, which produces MTDFHGPLAAFDRALSIARAPDAPFDALLDLARATVGVKLFTFMTADMATQTARRSYTSHPQDYPVSGTKPITYNRWFETVHTRRECFVANTLADIATVFPDYELIGRLGCGSVINLPVVLGDTPVGTVNMLHEEQHYTPERVSLASNWLSVPAKAAYLARRALQAAG; this is translated from the coding sequence ATGACTGATTTTCACGGCCCGCTGGCCGCCTTCGACCGTGCGCTATCCATTGCGAGGGCGCCCGATGCACCATTCGATGCCCTTCTGGACCTCGCCCGCGCAACGGTCGGCGTGAAGCTGTTCACCTTCATGACCGCGGACATGGCAACGCAAACGGCGCGGCGGTCCTATACCTCGCATCCGCAGGACTATCCCGTCTCCGGCACGAAGCCGATCACCTACAATCGCTGGTTCGAGACGGTGCACACACGGCGCGAGTGCTTTGTCGCCAATACCCTGGCGGACATCGCGACGGTGTTTCCGGATTACGAGCTGATCGGCCGGCTCGGCTGCGGTTCGGTCATCAACCTGCCGGTGGTACTGGGCGACACGCCTGTCGGCACGGTCAACATGCTGCACGAGGAACAGCACTACACGCCGGAGCGGGTAAGCCTGGCCAGCAACTGGCTATCCGTTCCCGCCAAGGCCGCTTATCTGGCGAGACGCGCGCTGCAGGCGGCAGGCTGA
- a CDS encoding cytochrome P450, with protein MSPSTDLCFDPLSEAFAQDPYSFYAALRARDGLTYYQDFDVWLASRFDDVSEIVMHEHMVRSLDHVASPDEIAEQKRALNWHDMPHHSRFVQFSLLDSDGEVHDRLRKQVFKLFTPVMVNQLRHGIQAYVDGLFDKLADREEIDFVEDLAAHVPGHIIGRVLGVPDEDCPQLRIWSENIVQFFDIDRSDERKELAERNTTEFYHYLLKLRAEREAVPRDDLLSLMIESERQGHMNHDEFISTAMLILMAGHGSTIDVLGSGMHALLKFPDEMTRLRAEPSLMKTAVQEMFRFESPLPFFHRYAAQDVTICGTPYPRGTKFGVLYGSANRDPKQFPEPDRFDVGRSPNWHIAFGRGAHFCLGNHLARLDMDIIFSTLLKRFKSIELVEDTPAYKSGLSVRGPKSLQISWKAA; from the coding sequence ATGAGCCCATCCACAGACCTTTGTTTCGATCCGCTGTCAGAAGCCTTCGCCCAGGATCCCTATTCCTTTTACGCCGCGCTGCGCGCCAGGGACGGGTTGACCTACTATCAAGACTTCGACGTCTGGCTGGCGTCCCGGTTCGACGATGTTTCCGAAATCGTAATGCATGAGCATATGGTCCGTTCCCTGGACCATGTCGCCAGTCCCGACGAAATCGCGGAACAGAAGCGGGCTCTCAACTGGCACGACATGCCGCACCATTCCCGTTTCGTTCAGTTTTCGTTGCTCGACAGCGACGGAGAGGTCCACGACCGGCTGCGCAAGCAGGTGTTCAAGCTGTTCACCCCGGTGATGGTCAACCAGCTTCGGCACGGCATCCAGGCCTATGTGGACGGGCTTTTCGACAAGCTTGCCGACCGGGAGGAAATCGACTTCGTCGAAGATCTGGCGGCCCATGTTCCCGGCCATATCATCGGCCGCGTTCTGGGCGTGCCGGACGAGGACTGTCCGCAGCTCAGGATCTGGTCCGAGAACATCGTCCAGTTCTTCGATATCGACCGCTCCGACGAACGCAAGGAACTGGCTGAGCGCAATACGACGGAGTTTTACCACTATCTCCTCAAGCTCAGGGCCGAGCGGGAAGCGGTCCCGAGGGATGACCTGCTGTCGCTGATGATCGAATCGGAACGCCAGGGGCACATGAACCATGACGAGTTCATCTCCACCGCAATGCTGATCCTGATGGCAGGTCACGGTTCGACCATCGACGTGCTCGGCAGCGGCATGCATGCGCTGCTGAAATTTCCGGACGAGATGACGCGCCTGCGCGCAGAGCCGAGCCTCATGAAGACGGCGGTGCAGGAGATGTTCCGCTTTGAATCGCCCCTGCCCTTCTTCCATCGCTACGCGGCGCAAGACGTGACGATCTGCGGAACGCCTTATCCTCGCGGCACGAAGTTCGGCGTGCTCTACGGGTCGGCGAACAGAGATCCGAAGCAGTTTCCCGAGCCCGACCGCTTCGACGTCGGCCGCTCGCCCAACTGGCACATCGCCTTTGGCCGTGGAGCCCATTTCTGCCTCGGCAATCACCTTGCCCGGCTGGATATGGACATCATCTTTTCAACGCTCCTGAAGCGCTTCAAATCCATTGAGCTCGTGGAAGACACCCCGGCCTACAAGAGCGGTCTGTCGGTTCGCGGACCCAAGTCGTTGCAAATATCGTGGAAAGCAGCCTAG
- a CDS encoding glycerophosphodiester phosphodiesterase family protein has product MRSAFTLVLLAGSVLSAPAGAKEFELGPRPAYLVSQMPESDLKQTLSACVGSPVKRTLFSISHRGAPLQFPEHTEEGYRAAALMGAGMLECDVTFTSDKELVCRHSQNDLHTTTNILATDLAKKCTAGFQPASGGDPASAECRTSDLALAEFKSLRGKMDGADKSAQSVEDYLNGTSPWRTELYGATGTLMTHKESIALFRSLGVKFTPELKAPVVDMPYDGFTQADYAQKLIDEYKEADVPPEEVYPQSFNLDDVLYWIEHEPEFGKQAVYLEGRRDLDPMDPATFSPSMAELKAMGVNYIAPPLYVLLAEEDGMIVPSPYAREARAAGIDIIAWTLERSGPLSSGGGWYYQSVSDVIDGDGRMLEVVDVLAQAVGVKGIFSDWPATTSFYASCMGLE; this is encoded by the coding sequence ATGCGATCTGCTTTCACACTCGTTTTGCTGGCTGGATCGGTGCTTTCAGCGCCGGCCGGCGCAAAGGAATTCGAACTCGGCCCCCGGCCCGCTTATCTCGTCAGCCAAATGCCCGAGAGTGACCTCAAGCAAACGCTGTCCGCCTGTGTCGGCTCACCGGTGAAGCGCACACTCTTTTCCATCAGCCACAGGGGGGCGCCCCTGCAGTTTCCCGAGCACACCGAAGAGGGCTACCGTGCGGCGGCGCTGATGGGGGCCGGCATGCTGGAATGTGACGTGACCTTTACCAGCGACAAGGAGCTGGTCTGCCGGCATTCCCAGAACGACCTGCACACCACCACCAACATCCTGGCGACGGATCTTGCGAAAAAATGCACCGCAGGCTTCCAGCCGGCCAGCGGGGGCGATCCCGCCTCCGCCGAATGCCGGACGTCCGATCTGGCCCTTGCCGAATTCAAATCCCTCCGCGGCAAGATGGACGGCGCGGACAAGAGCGCGCAGAGCGTGGAGGACTATCTCAACGGCACGTCTCCCTGGCGGACGGAACTCTACGGGGCAACCGGCACGCTGATGACCCACAAGGAGTCCATCGCGCTGTTCAGGAGCCTGGGAGTGAAATTCACGCCGGAGCTGAAGGCCCCGGTCGTCGACATGCCGTATGACGGCTTCACCCAGGCTGACTATGCCCAGAAGCTGATCGACGAATACAAGGAGGCCGATGTCCCGCCGGAAGAGGTCTATCCCCAGTCCTTCAACCTCGATGACGTTCTTTACTGGATCGAGCATGAACCGGAATTCGGCAAGCAGGCCGTCTACCTGGAGGGCCGACGCGACCTGGACCCGATGGACCCAGCCACCTTCTCGCCCTCCATGGCCGAGCTGAAGGCCATGGGCGTGAACTATATCGCGCCGCCGCTCTACGTCCTGCTGGCCGAGGAAGACGGCATGATCGTGCCCTCTCCTTATGCAAGGGAAGCCAGGGCGGCGGGTATCGACATTATCGCCTGGACACTCGAACGCTCCGGTCCGCTTTCATCCGGCGGCGGCTGGTATTATCAGTCCGTCAGCGACGTGATCGATGGCGATGGCAGGATGCTGGAAGTCGTGGATGTGCTCGCGCAAGCTGTCGGCGTGAAGGGGATCTTCTCCGACTGGCCCGCCACGACGAGCTTCTATGCGTCCTGCATGGGATTGGAATAG